TTCAGCGCTACAAATCACGCGGATAACCCCATTACGACGGATAACTTTACAGTTACCACAAATTTTCTTAACAGAAGCTTGAACTTTCATGATGAAACCTCTAAGTGCGCTTATCCCTTCGGATGAGCAGTCGTTTTACTCATTAGCGTTTGATTATCATATTGACGAGAGGTCAGATGGGCTTGTAGCTGAGCCATAAAGTCCATCACAACAACAACCACAATCAATAATGATGTTCCACCCAAGTGGAATGGAATACCAAAAGAACTTTGCAGTACCATCGGCATCAAACATACGACTGTAATATAAATCGCGCCAATAAAAGTCAAACGACTAAGAATATGATCTAAATAACGAGCAGTTTGCTCACCTGGGCGAATAC
This genomic window from Acinetobacter sp. TGL-Y2 contains:
- the rpmJ gene encoding 50S ribosomal protein L36, whose product is MKVQASVKKICGNCKVIRRNGVIRVICSAEPRHKQRQG